Genomic window (Magnolia sinica isolate HGM2019 chromosome 10, MsV1, whole genome shotgun sequence):
accactcctccttatgCTCTTCGACTAGGGcatcagaataatcttctggctctcccccatcagtcaacataatgtactcatgcgacgagtacctcttggacggctgtctgtccctagatgacctcctcacttgtGGCTGGATAAAGTGGGAGCTGCTCCCCTGGTctatcttctgaaggaactccctcattCTCTGCACCTTCCTGTACTCCCCTGTCATCAGGCACTACGggaggaataactggatccatgtcctttaactcacctgaactaggctggttcttctttggcttaccaatgtcttctatacaccgatcttcaaagaaaaccacatctctactcctaacgagcttcttctcagtcggatcGCATAATTTGTAACCGAATTTTTCATCactgtaccccaagaacacacactgtctgatcttcatatcgagcttagacATCTCGTCCATTGGAACGTGAACGGATGTCCTGCATCCAAACatcctgagatgactgtacgatggatcctatcTAGTTCACACCTTctcgggtacttctccattcaacaagATTTATGGAGACTTGTTTATTAGATACaccgccgtgtgcattgcttctcctcagaacatcttgggcaatttcgcataggataacatgcatctgattctctcaacaatggtacgattcattcgctcaactaCACCATTTTGCTGggaggtcttgggaaccgtctgttcatgccgtatacctagggacttGCAGTATtaatgaaagtcgccaatgtatttaccaccattatcagtgcggatgcacttcaatgatctacctgtctctctctcgaccatagcatgaaacaatttaaacataccaaagacatcgtccttagatttcaaagcataaacccaaacccttctAGATGCATCatatataaaagtaacaaaatacaatgccccactcaaggtttttgtcctcataagaccacaaacatcagaataaaccaaatctaatgcatgcactttattaacatgagaaacagttttaacaaatgaaactctatattgttccctgataaacaatcaagacaggttttgagaggcatacctgtcacgtctggaaggagccacttcatcgctagtagctgaagcctttTTTCACTTATGTAACCTagatgcctgtgccacatgtcaatagttgaatcttctgctgcgttcaacccacccttacacacaCTAAGACATGCCTTGTAAAAGGTAAACACTTCTTTCATctagctgcgatcaacgaaccttTAATaagcttccagcgcccactagaaaaccgactttcatagccatcatcatctaaccttcccatcgacatcaagttgaggcgaaggtctgggatatgcctcacatccctgagaaccaatgtgcagcccacatcggtcttcacacaaatatcaccgacccctacgatcttcgatacgtcagaattttccatcttcacagtcccataatcacctgacttgtagcttgtgaagaaatccttgcgtggagtcgcatgaaaagaggctcccgagtctatcacgtagtcggtgtcctaactcgtagccgtgagacatatatCATAATCTGCAAAAAGAAAACTACAACGTTGCATCTGAAGCgatcgcagtggaatctgattcatcttccttctcctttccttttcctttcttgtcgttcttcttactaCACCATTCCAGCAATCAACATCTTTTctgttactcgacttgcctcttgatttatcttgggcCTTCTCACCCTTCCTGTTATTTGCTCTCCCCCGTTCATGTGTTACAAGggtctcttgctgagtagacccctgagactccTCCTTGTCtcttcattgaagagacagctagtaacttgttccatggatatctttttgtctatcgcggagttacttagagacaccaccaatgtctcccaactgtcaggcaatgaactaagcaaaagTAAAGCATGCAATTCATCattcaggaccatcttcatagcggaaagttggttcactatattgctgacctcattcatgtactcggccacagaaccaccatccttgaacttgagattcacaagtcgccttatcaaaaaaatcttattaccagctgtcttcctctcatacaacctttctaatttcagccataggctagcggctgaggtttcCGTatacacatggtggaacacagaatcatccagtcattgtctaataaaccccaccgccttccggtccaacttcttccaatcatcatcagatatATCTTtgaattttgctgatatgcctaaaattggataaTATAGGCCCTtgcaataaagtaagtcctccatcttagccttccatatggtccagttagaactattgaggttgatcatccttgatgagccaccttccataattctaaaccgatcctacccgttcaatgaacttggctctgataccacattgttgggggccttgcacaaaaccttaggatctagcctcctgaaacaaaccagaattatggataatAAATCAATGAAATGAATCAAAGCAACAATCACACACCACACGAGATTTTTACACGGAAAACCTTTAAAGAGGTAAAAAACACGGGAtctcgtctagatcaacaatctaTTATCAAAGcaaaacgttacaaccttcttcacttacaCAGGAGTAGATAAAcagtaagagaaacaaagaaaatggagagatctcaccgattatgaggacGTGAAAGCGTTGAGACGTaaactcccttccacaagcttcctctctctctttttttttttctctctcacacctttgatagctctCTTGTATTGTTTTTCTATAAAAGAAAAAAccttaggaacccctatttatagttttaggaaactcctttccgcattCCAGTTACGAAGGACTTGCAAAACGAAATCCATACAAAATcgcgaaacgaatctgcgtaactttgactggtcgagacaaacccacaaccagtcgagcaccacccatgaccggtcgagcacatccttcgaccggttgagcacatccttcgaccggtcgagcaccccggGTGAAAATATCCCAaagtcgctggagttcgagttgtGTCAGGGCTCgacttccacgactggtcgtgcacagccctGGACCGGACATGCAGGGCTCATGACCGGTCGACGACAGGTCAAAAAAAACCCATCAATTAGGTGATGTAGTGCACATACTAACGGTTTGTTTAGTGTATGGTATTAGATGGGGTTAAtagggatgaaattgcatttgttacattgggatggaattgcatttgatctcACGAgggatttttgtgtttttaaaaAATGTACAGGATTTCCATGGTTTTAAAAAAACATGCAATACGAGATGTTCTAAATTCATAATGAATTCGAGATCTACCCAATCTGTCCCACCCATGAATCTGGTAAAAGGCAttgttgatgttagcaagttctgtgggtcccactatgatgtctgggctatatccacaccatccatccattttttatatcattttaggacatggtcacaaaaattaggtagatccaaagctgatcaagtgggccacaccacataaactaATGAGGATTGAAGGCcaatcattgaaaatttcttgacgGTTACAcgagtttttggatcaagctgatatttatgttttctttgaTCACTTTTGTGGTCTACCTAGccttttttttatccatcttggctatgaaacggtccgcaacccactctacatcagaaatCCACACTTTTTGCTACCTAGGCCCAAACGcaatgcaaatccaaatctcaagtgagccatatgACAAGAAAATGTAGGTAGGTAAATGCctctcattgaaaccttcccaaggcctaCCAGAATGTTTATACGCTATTCATATTGTTCACATGGTCATTCCTACTTGgaggaactgaaaatacaaaatttagcgtaatccaaaacttttgttcaccccacaaatgtttcaacaatgcAAGTTTAATCCCCTGTGGTACGGCTCACTTTAGTTATGGATTTGcattatttttggcccatgttctAGCATGTTCCATAAAAAACACATGGACAGGGGGATTTCtgacaaacattatggtggccccatctAGCTTCCCATTGGCTTTCGCAGACAATCTGTGTCCTTGGCATTGCAATCCtcattttggatggcatatggTCACCACCATCTTTTTGGTGCATGTAAGATTTGTCGTTGACCATTTGTAAGTCTTTGTAGTGATAAATCTCGTTCTCTAGAATTTTTTTTGGCAAGCGAATTTCTAAGGATGTTGTTGGGGacatctttttaaaaataaaaaacttttgctataaattaataaatatttagAGTTTTTATCCATACAATCATTGAAAGCACATGATATTCCAAGATCATTCTTTTGACTGTTCATATTTACCCAAACACTCATCTGGTGTTACAGCTAGAGAGTGAAAATTTTAATTTACCCTTATATGCATTTACCACGATAGAACCGAAAGCTAGCCCCGTGAAATCCTGCTTGGTTGAGGTAGTCAAATGTGATATGTTTCTCAAATCCAATTTGATTACCAGTTTTGTGAACTAATTTTAGACGTAGGTCTCAAAGACCAGCTCCATACACCATTTAGGTAGACCAtatgattgaaaacaatgtacatATTAATGCCTACACTTCAAACTATTTCCCTCACTTTCACCCACCTTAATCACGGATTGTCCTAAATTTTAGGCCTAAAGCTTGAATTTTTTTTCCATGGCATCTAACGGTTTAAGTAGATTTCACGTAATCATCATGATGGTCCCTAAAAagactataaaaaaataaaaataaaaatggacgtCTCTCTTCAATTGTTTcttctagtgtggtccatttaaatcaTAAGTCAGTCTGACTTTATGGGAGTATGCTTAATATGGGATTACACATCTGATGGTGGGAGTGGACTTCGAATACACATTAGGGTGGGCATCGGTCTCTAAGACAAGATTTTCCTTTCTATATATATTTGAGTTTTTTGGATACTATGTTAAGAAAGGAATTTTTATTTATGCATACTGGTGACACCCTAACCTGTATTTGAAATCCATTCCTTCTATTAGATGTGTAATTccatgatgtagagtgggccgcagacactttcatgtccaagatggatcagagaaggcccgatcagaggcagaaatcATCAAGACCGTCGGAACTTTAAAGTAGACATATCTCGTagaccagaatgagttactcgaattaccatatatgattttggggtaggacgagctactttagccaaccaacccggctatgtcGGGTTACCTacactgaatttgcgagattccatcctatcacggtcaaatttcatgtttatttacgtttttactatttttagtaagttttagtttgattataactcttcatccgttaggctttaggagttgtatccaacacgaaaagtgtttagaaaaaattaagagaataatgtggttaagctacataggacacttactataaatagtaaatttactatttatagtaagttataaattttagagagttttagttataatttaatttttaaacttCTTCCTAGTCTTGGTATTTCTATTTaaaggttgtaaactcgtttatttcatttatcaattaatcaatttacaatttttcatgaatactatttctattttcttactttttcctcgtgaattcgagaagtctctatgaggagtccagagaagcttcgtggattcgaagtagttatccttgagaaagatGGTAATCGATCACGATTCATCCATACATCATTCCACCTTAGGTTCAAGCCCAAAAAATCAAACTACATATGAGAAggcaggtgaggcccactgaacctgcccatccattttgccataccATGTTAGAATATGGGCCTGAAAATGATGCAAATTGAAAATTCTTAGTatgccataccacaagaaaatgaTGGTAAGTATATGCCTGCCATGAAACCTCCttggtctaccatgatgtttatatctcATCCATACTTTTTGTAAGGTCATTCCTAattagatgaactgaaaacataaaaaatttgcttgatccaaaacttcagtggcacTATGAATTTTGAACAGTGGACGTTCAATGCTCAGTCcggacccacttgagttttggatttgcctcattttttatcccaTGTCCTAGCATGATTTGTATAAAGggttggatggggtggatttctcaaaaatatcacacTTAGCTTCCCATCGGtcgcaggcaatccacgtccttaCCACCGCAATCCCCATCTTTTAGTTTGGGTGCATTTAAGATCGGCCGTTGGCCATTTATAGTTATTCAtaatgacaaatctcattctccaaAAATTTTAGGGTAAGAGGTTTTCGAATTTTGATGTTTTCTCACGATATTGTTGTGAAAATCTtactaaaatttttttaaaatatattataaattaataaatagtttaaaattttaacaacGAGCTATTTATAATTTGGTATTTTTATGGGAAGGTTGTTCTTTTTAGAATGGAAATTACCCAACCACCCCCGTGTGTTGCTTTTCTTTAAAAGGTAATACAGTTAGTAAATTTTGTGCCCCGCATTGTATACATCTGACATCCAAGCCTATCAAACATCTACAACTAATCAATGATTACACGGATCAAAAATATTTTTGATTGAATCACCAGATGGGTTATATATGTATTTTGATGTTTTCAAATAGTCTATATCATTTTTTATAGTGTTGTTCTTCTCAACATCATAGCGGATTACatctattggacggattggatatcaaaaaAGTATCACATGGGCCCCAGAAATTTTCACTTTACTACTATGTAAAGAAAGAGCActgtatgtatcatgatgattTCACCACTCAAAAAGCACtactttctaaagaaaaagagcAGTGTGGGTATTATGATAATTTCACCACTCAAAAAGCACTTCTCCACCCTCTCGTTCACGGGGACTTTATTTGGTAAAATTCCCTATTTGTCAAAATTCCTAACATCTgataatttttacattattatccCGAAAAATATGAGTGATTCAAAAttgctgatattttgaaaattctcCAATAATATTGTTTATCTTATTTCCCACAATAGTATCCCGAGATTTTCAACATAACAGACCTTCGTCGCACTGCTAATCCTCTGTTTGTTGagcaaatccaaatctatgcCTTTTTGGAATCTCATTGACAAACTCACCGCAATTGTCCACCTTTTCCTATGATTTTGTTCTGCAAGGGTGCAGCTACACTATCAGAACCAGCACCTTGTACATGCTTCAGAATCTCACACTAAATGAATTCTGACCCTTCCAACAATGGATTTGTCTAAACATAGTGTTGAAATTGCAGTCAATAAGGAAAAAATCACATCCTTGTGGATGCTTCTTTACGCATATCATCTAATATCTACAAATTAGAGAAACCATTATACTGCCTCATGTGTCCTACTTCTTTTGGGTTGTCCTTCACTGTATGAGCCGTAACCAGGGTGACAAGCATCGATGATAACATCACAAGGTATATAAGAGTCCAGCTTTGGTGGGGTGAGTATTTGGCTGGTGACCCTACCAAAGCTCATTTCCATAGCTCACTGGTTAAGATTGAAAATCAGGCATGTGCTGGGACCTAATTTCCAGGCCTACCTGAACTCAGTAACCCAAACTTGTATCCAACAATACCTGTTTCTCTGGATTGGATAAACATGATTAAGAGCGTTGATAAAGAATTAAAGATCCCCACCATGGAACAATTGGGTTGGACCAGTCGGGATTGGGATAAGCCTAGCCCAAGTTTCATCCTAATCCATGGGTTGGGTTGAGCTCATTAGCTTATGGCATGTTTTTTTAATTGTTGGGACACTACCATCTATAATTTCATTGATATAATAGAAAATTACATCTAGGGGAACATAAATGAAACCTGAAAAACCCAACAAATTCATACAAAATAGCAAGGCCCCACGACAACATCTAACAGGAAAGACAGGTGAGTCCAGACTATCAGGAAAATGAaagggaaacaaaaaaaaaaaaattgagtccTGCTTACTGCTGCAAGCATGATTTGCCAAACAAATCCAGTACTTGTTTACCTTTCTTAAATACATGCAAAAGAGCAATACATCCAATTTCTTCATGAAATTCATAATTCGAATCCAGTAAGACTAAATCATTCAAGTCCAGTGGAACACCCTATACTTTCTACTACATCCTAACAcaaataaaagagaaatacaatagtTCAAGAAGACAGGAATAACATAAGCAAGCAGAGGTAAATTAAGCAGAGAAGAATCACTTAGTTGAGGGACACCATTCTTTGAAACGGATGTTGCATGACTAGATGCTGCCCTCCCATTTCAGAACAAACTTCATGGGACTCAGTCGTGATCATGACTTTTCTGCCACTGGTGGTGGCAAGGGCTGTGACTGGAACTCCCATCTCTTGCAAGTCAAAGCTTTCCCAAACATCTtccaagatgagaatgaaccTTTGGCCACTTAAATTATCCTTGATACGCTTAGCAGCTATGGAGATTTGTATGGACTCTGGGTTCTCCAATGCCTTCTGAATTCCCATCTGCATCTCCATCAACTGATTCCTTATCTCCTTTGCATCAAACATATTTAAAACCTCCATTTCCACGACCATCTGTGACTTCCCCACTCCCTGCATCAAGATCAATTTTCCAAGCTATGTTTGTGCTCAAAGTAATTTTTGGCCGACCCATCACTAACCTGGTATATGCTGCTCTAACACTTGATTAGGCAACCCATGCATCTTGAATATAGACCATCAATTTGTCTACTTCTttgtcatgtgtggcccacttgatcaatggatacaTTATGAAATTCGAGTGGGAAATGGGGATTTTATCATTTTTGGGCTGGGCCAGGATATGCCTGGGCTCAACcaaatttttgggctaaagcttgGGCCTGCTGTTCTAGGGCCATGCCGTTCTCAAGCCTTCAATCATACGTGTCTGGCCGGGTTCACGACTAGCCTGGCCTGGCCCAAACGTGGCCCATTGCCTCCCCATTGAATAATGTCTTGGACGCATCGCTGTATCATCAGAGTAGTGCGTCtggacttttttcttttcttttcttttcttttcaatttctcgTTTATGGCTGGTTAGTTCTGCTTACAACctctgattgaatgcccatcagtCAGTTGGCCCACATTAGGCGTTGGGACATCTTGGTACTGCCTACCATCTCAGTACTACCCaccagatagatggtttggatcaaactgGATCAAACAAGCACCTCAACGAGAATATTGTTGAATTGGAATTTCAGTTTTAGAATCCATGTTCACGACCCAATCGTAAGTTGTATGTGCGCCATTATAATATATGGATTAATTCtaatttgccaaatcattttaaagtatgagtccaaaaatgaggcaaatccaaatctccagtagaccacaccacagaaaacagtggcgaTGAACGCCAACCATGACGGTACTAAATGGTTCCTAACGTCATGTGTTTCTTACATCTAATTTGATCACCAGTGGTGTAACCAAATTTTAAGAATTGGTGTTAAAAACTAACCTCATCCATTATTCAAGTGGACTATATAGTTAGAAAAAGTGTACAGGGAAATGCCCACCCTCCAAACTACATCCCTCGATGTGTCCCACCTAAATCACTGATTATCCAAAATCTTGGACCTTGTATATAATGAttcgagtggatttcacataatcaccAGGGTCGGGCTCGTAGAAATTCAAGTGGACGTCTCACAACTCTTTTCTTTGGCGTGGCCCATCTGAATAaaagtcagcctgattttctggaCATAGGACTAATGTGTGATAATGCATTCAATGGCTAAAAATGTCCTATGCATGAGGTGCCTTT
Coding sequences:
- the LOC131217389 gene encoding disease resistance protein At4g27190-like — translated: MVVEMEVLNMFDAKEIRNQLMEMQMGIQKALENPESIQISIAAKRIKDNLSGQRFILILEDVWESFDLQEMGVPVTALATTSGRKVMITTESHEVCSEMGGQHLVMQHPFQRMVSLN